The genomic DNA AGCCGTTCATCTTCCGGACCGGAATCGGACACCTTCGAGTAAAGGCTCAACGAAGCGCGGTCGGCCGCCCGAAACGGGCCAGCACGCCCGGCGAGAACAGCGCGCGCAACGGCGGACCCACCGGCACCACCCCGCTGGCCGGCACCAGATCGTCGGTCAGCTCGACCACCTCGGCCTGTTGCAGCGGCCAGGTGGGATGTTCGTTGGGCACCCACCACGTCCGGCCGGCCTTGCGGGTGTGCGCGCCCCACCGAGCCGTCAGCCACACCTCCAAGGGCGAGGGTTCGACGGGCGCACCGATCGCGACGTCGGCCAGGGTGCGCAGGCCCCGCTCGGGCCACCGGCGCGTGCCCGAGTAGGTGATCCGGTCACCGGTGCGGGTGACGCGCAGTTTGGCCCAGGTGTAGGGCACACCCATGCCGAGCCGCGTCGCCCCCACGACCGCCAGCCGCGTCGTCTCCAGCGACCGGAACAGCACGCCGTGCCGGCCGGCGGCGTCGACCGAGTACAGCCGCACGTTGGTTTCGGCGAAGGTGCCGAAGTACGGCAACGGCACACCGCCGGCCACCGCCGAGCGGTGCATGACGAACGGCACCAGGCCGACGTACGTCAGCCCGTCGGAGAAGATGTCCGGCGCGGTGCCGGGCGGATACAGGTGCGCGACGCTCGCCGGGTCGACGGGCCAGTGCAGGAACGTGAGGTCACCCCAGAACTGCTGCACCCACACCGGCGGCCGCAGCGGCGGTGCGTCGACCAGAAATCCGTCCACGGTGGCTAGTCACTGAGCGCGGGAATGACCTCGCGCTCGAAAGCCTCGATGCTCGACCTGTCGTATGCGGCCTCAGGGAAGTACAGGATCGCGTACGCGCAGCCGAGATCCTTGATCTTCTGCAGCTTCGCGATGACCTGTTCGGTTGTGCCGCAAGCAGAATCGGGCGATGTCAGGTTTTTCACCATCGCGTCGACGGCGGCTTCGTGCGCGACGGTGACCTGGCGATCCCGGATGCGCGCGATGCGGGCCGCGACGTCGTCCTCGGACTCACCGATCACCACGTTGAAGTTGGCCGAGCGGACGATGCCGTCGTAGTCGGTGCCGACCTCACGGCAGTGCTGTTGCAGCACTTCGGATTTGTGCGCGAAGCCGTCGGGCTCAGAGGTGAAGTTGGTGTACTGCGCGTACTTCGCGGCGATCTTCAGCGTCACCTTCTCGCCGCCGCCCGCGATCCACAGCGGAATGCCGTTGTCCTGCAACGGCCTCGGTTGCACGATGGCGCCGTCGACCTGGTAGTGCCTGCCGTCGAAGCTCACCACCCCGTCGCGCCAGGCGGTGCGCATGATCTGTACGCCTTCGTCGAGCCGGGCCAGCCGCACACCGGCCGACGGGAAGCCGTAACCGTAAGCGCGCCATTCGTGTTCGTACCAGCCGCCACCGATGCCCATCTGGACCCGGCCACCGGAGATGATGTCGGTGGTCGCCGCGACCTTCGCCAGATACGCGGGGTTGCGGTAGCTGATCGCGGTACACATCTGACCGAGCTTGATCCGCGAGGTCGTCGCCGCGTAGGCCGCCATCAGCGTCCACGCCTCGTGCGTGGCCTCCGCGGTCGGCATCGGCACGGTGTGGAAATGGTCGTAGACCCACAGCGAATCCCAGGGTCCGCCGTCGGCGTGCGCGGCCAGATCGCGCATCACCTGCCAGTGGTCCTGCGGGGCGATCCCCACCAGATCGAGACGCCAACCTTGCGGGATGAACAATCCGAAGCGCATGGCCCCGACTTTAGGCCGAACGGCGATCGCACGGCCAGGCCCGAGCACGCCGCTCCACGAAACAGCGTCGGGAACCGTCGCGGTACGGGCTTAGGCTGAAGTCCATGGCCCCCGAATTGCACGTCGATCCGCAGGTGCTGACTGCCGCGGCGAGCACCATGACCTCGTGCGGCTCGGCCGTCGGCGAAGCCAAGCCGGGAGAACCCCTGAACTCGGCCGCGGCCGGCATGTCGGGGCTCGCCTCCGGCGCCGCCTGCCAGCGCGTCGCCCCGGTGCTGAACACCGACTGCCAGAACCTGGGCAAGGCCATCACGGGCTTCGCCGACTCACTGCGCACCGCGGCCACCAAGTACCAGAGCACCGACGCCGCGGCGGGCAACGCCATCGGCAAGACCATGCCGGGACGCTAAGGCGTCAACAGCATCTTGTACTGCGCCGCCGTCTCCTGGCGTGCACCGGTGGCATCGGCGTTGTGCACTGCGATGACGGTGTCGTTCAGCGCCGCAAAGCAATAGAACATCGAACCGTTGGTCATCGTCGGATCCATCTCGGATTGGACGCAGCGGCTGCCCGGCAGGAAGTCGACGGCATTGGCCGGCCGCGTCGACACCTCGGTGCGCCCGGTGAGATCGGCCAGGTCGTCAACCAACTTCTTGGCGGCCGCCGCGTCTTTCACGCGATAGAGGATCGTCTGGTCATACGTCATCTCCCGCAGCCCTGCGGCCTCCAACAGCGGTGCGGCCCCGGCCGGATCGTCCTGAAAATGGAGCGCGGCCCGCGGCAGGTAACCGCCGACCTTGGCGTCGGGCAGCCGGGAAGACGGCGGATCGGGAAAAGTCGGGGGCGGCATGGTGTGCGACAACATGCCCGACGGATCCACCGCCAGCGCCGCGAACTTCGCCGGATCGGTCGGCACGAATTGGTCGATGCGCGGCATCTGCGCGGTCAGCGCGGCGGCGACGGCCGTTGCCGCGGCGTCCTGGTCCGGCGCGTAGACCAACTGTGTCAGCACATACGGACCGTGCGGCGTGAACGCGTAGAGCGTGACCGGCTGATCCGGCCCGGCGTCAAGGTTCGAGCCGAGCGTGACGGCTCGCGCGTCCGGGTGCCCACTGATCGGCACCGGGTGATCCAAGGTCGGCGTCAGCCCGGCGACCGCGCCTGCCAGATCCGCGGCGGCCGCGCCTGCCGCGGCTGCGTCGGGGAACCGTAGGACGGCGTTCATCAACCGCCACCGGTCGGGGTCCTGCCGGTCGGACGCGAAGCCGTAGAGCATGTTGTGGGCGCCGGCGGTGCTCGCCACCGCGGCGGGCAGGATCGTGCCGAGGGCCGGCGCGCCGGGGATCACGACGGCCCGGGATTGGCCGGGCACCACCATCTGCGGATCGATCTCCCAGGGCCCCACGACGTCGTCGGCCAACCGGCGCGCATCGATCAAGGCCCCGGTCGACATGACACCCGCCGTGCCCAAGGGCGGCGTCGGAGTCACCGGGAAGTTCCCGCTGCCGAGCAGGCTCGCGTCAACGACGGACGACGGCGGCCCACCGGCCGGTTTCTCGGCCTGTCCCGGCTCGGAGTTGGCACAGCCGCCCACGACCACCGCTGCGAGTAGCACCGCGAGGTGCCGCCGGGACATGCGTCAGCCCGGCAGGCGGTTGTTGATCTTCAGGCCCGCGAACAGGGCCAGGACCAGCACGAAGAATCCGACGCGGGTCCAGCTGCCGCTGGCGTCGCCGCGGATGGTCTGGTAGCCGATCTGCTCCTGCAGGTTGGCGTACACGCGGGTCAGCTGGTCGAGGGTCTCGGCGCGGAACGACTCACCGCCGGTCACCTTCGCGATCTTCTGCAGCGACAGGTCATCGGTCGGGACCGGCACTTCCTGCCCCTCGTAGGTGATGACACCCGACGGCGTACCGAACGAGATGGTCGAGATCACGACGTCCTGGTCCTTGGCCGCGCGCGCCGCCGTCAGTGCGCCGCGCGGGTCGTTCGGATCCGCAGGCACGGTTTCCTTACCGTCCGACATCAGCACGATGTGCGCGGGCGGCGGACCGTCACCGCCGCCCATGACGGCGTCGAGGGTGGCGATGGCCTGCAGCGCCGTGAAGATGCCTTCGCCCGTCGCGGTGCGCGGGGACGGCTCCAGGGTGTCGATGGTCCGCGCGACGACGTCGTGGTCGCTCGTCGGCGCCACCAGCATCGTTGCGCTGGAAGAGAATTGGACCAGGCCGACGCTGATCCCGTTGGTCAGGCCCTTGACGAACGTCTTGCCGGCGCTCTTCGCCGCCTCGATGCGGCTGGGCTTGACGTCGGTGGCGATCATCGATTCGGAGACGTCGATGACGAGCATGACGACGGCGCGGTTACGCGGAATCCGGATGTCGTGGGTCGGTCCGGCCATTGCGGTGGTGAGAAAGACCAGCGAGACCACCAGCAGCACCGCAGGCAGGTGACGCCACCGCGACCGCGTCTTCGGACGAGCTGCGACAACCTGCTCCAGGAGCTCGGTGTTGGCGAACCGCAGGACGCGCTTGCGACGGGCCTTGCGCAGCAGCAGATAGATCGCGACGGCACCGACGACGGCAATCAGATACAGGAAGAACCAACCGCTCGAGAACCCGGACAGCGTCAGTGGCCCGATAAAGGGGATCTCCAACAGGCACTCTCCGTTGCGTTCGGCGTCTAGCGCTCAGACCGATATGCGGCAATCGTACCGACGCGGACGGGTGCGGCACCGGATGCGGCTGGTTCGGGACGCGAACGGCCCGTCACTCCGGCAGCCCGAGCGCGGCCATCGCACCGTCGACCGTCGCGCGTCTGAGTTGGTCGACCGGCACGTCCGGGAACTGCAGGCAGCAGTCCTGGAGACCACCGAACGCGATGACGGCCCGGGTGGACTGTTCGAGGGTGGGCCCGCGCCCGAAGACCAGCTTGCCGAGCCGCTCGCGCCAGGCCAGCATCCTGTCGATCAGCCCCAGGTCTGCCAGCGTGGTCAGCTCGGTGACGATCAGCAGCAGGTCGGCGCGGTGCCGGTAGTGGAAGTCGAAGTAGCCCTGCAGCAGCTCGCGCGGAGTGGCCCGCGCTGCGCCGCGCAACCGTTCCTGGGCAGCGACGAATTCCTCGCCTTCGTCGATCAACGGCTGCAGGATGCTGCGCACGAGGTCTTCACGCGAGCTGAAGTGGTAGTAGAGCGCGGGTTTACTGATGCCGAGCTCATCGGCGATGTCCTGCAGGCTCGTCCGCTGCACGCCCTTCTGGCTGAATAGCTCGCGCGCCACATTCTGGATGCGCGATCGAGTCTCGGACGGGGTTCTCGCCACGTAGCCACCCTAACTTACTTAACGGACGGTAAGCTGACCACACATCCACTTACCGACCGTTAAGTAAATGCGGAGGAATCCATGAAGGTGCTCATCTCCGGCGCCAGCATCGCCGGCCCGGTCCTGGCCTACTGGCTGTCCCGCAATGAATTCGACGTGACGGTGGTCGAACGCGCACCCGCCCTGCGCAAGACCGGCGGCCATGCCGTCGACCTGTTCCGTCCGGCCATGGAGATCTCCGAACGCATGGGCGTGTTGGACCGCATCGAGGCCCGGGCCACCGGAACGACCGCCCTCACCCTCAACCGTCCGCCCCGCACCCGATGGACCCACATCGACTACGTCAAGCTCATCGGGGCCATGTCCGACCGGCACGTCGAGATCATGCGTGACGACCTCAGCCAGGCGTACTACGACGCCGTACGCGACGACGCCGAGTTCCGCTTCGGGGACCAACTCACGTCGATCACCGACGCCGGTGAGGTGACGTTCGAGACCGGCGCCCCAGAGCGCTACGACCTGGTGATCGGCGCCGACGGCCTGCACTCGGGGGTCCGGCAACTGACCTTCGGCGACCAGGCCCGGGAACATTTCCTCGGTGGCTACCTGGCGGTGGTGTCGGTGCCGAAAATGCTTGCGCCCAAAGGTGAGATGAGCGGATACCTGGCACCGCGGAAGATCGCCATGGTGTACAGCGCCGACCACCTCGACGATGCCCGCGCGGTGTTCATGTTCCGCACCGATGAGCCCCTCGACTACCACTACCGCGACATCGACGCGCAAAAGCGCCACCTACGCGCGGCGTTCGAGGGCGTCGGTCCCGAGATCGACCACTGGCTCGGGGAACTCGACGACACCCCGTCGTTCTATTTCGACGCCATCACCCAACTGGAGATGAGCACCTGGTCCCGGGGCCGGGTGACGCTGGTCGGTGACGCCGGGTACTGCCCTGGCCCCGGCGTCGGCGGCAGCACCAGCCTGGCGGTATACGGCGCCTACGTGCTGGCGCATGCCTTGACGGCGCACCGCGGCGATCACACTGCCGCGTTCGCCGCCTACGAACGGACCATGGCCGCACCGGTGGACGGCAGCCGCGCCATGGCACGGTTCAACGCCAAGACCATCGTGCCCGAGTCTGCTTGGGGCGCAAGAACACTTCTCGGCGTCGGGCGGGCCATATCGGTGTTGCCACGTGGCCTGACCGGGCGACTGGCGCGGCTCAACGCGAAGGGCGTCCGGCTCTACGACACCATGCCGCTGCCCGACTGACGTCTGCGCGTGTGGCCGAAGCCGCTGCGGTGTCACCCTTTTTCGCTACGTTGGATTCATGGCCCTTTCCAAGGATGAACGCGAACAATTTCTGGCCGAACCACACATCGGGGCACTGTCCGTCAACGCCGGGCCGGACCGCGGTCCCCTGACGCTGCCGATCTGGTACCAGTACACCCCCGGCGGCAAACTGTGGCTGCTGACCGGTCTCGGCTCCCGTAAACACAAGCTGATCGAGGCGGCCGGACACCTGTCGCTGATGGCCGAGCGGCTGGAGCCGTCGGTCCGCTACGTCGCCGTCGACGGTCCGGTGCTCAGCATCGAGACGGGCACCGACGAGCAGCTGGTCGAGATGGCCGAGCGGTACCTCGGCAAAGAGAAGGCCCCGGCGTACCTCGAGATGGCCCGGCGCGAGCACGGCCCCAGCGTGACCGTCACCGTCGACCCGAAGCACTGGCTGTCGGCCGACCTCGGGGCGCTGTGATGCCATGTCGTCCCGACAACGCTTGTTCCGGGCCTTCTACCGGCTCGGCTTCACCCCGTGGGACGGGCATCCGCTAGCCACCAGCCTGCGTGAATTGGTCGAGGGCGACGGTGCCCTGACACCGGGGACCGCGCTCGACATCGGTTGCGGCACCGGCGACAACGCGTTGTACCTGGCCGGGCTCGGCTGGGACGTCACCGGCATCGACTACGTCGCGAAGGCAGTCGAGAAGGCGCGCGCCAAAGCCGCCAAGCGCGACGCCGCGGCGCCGGGCTCGGTGCGATTCGACCAGGCCGACGCCACCCGGCTCACCGGGCAGGGCATCGGCGCGGACTTCGCGCTCATCGTCGACAACGGCTGCCTGCACGGCATGAGTGCCGACGACCGCGACGCCTACGTGGGCGAGGTGACGGCGGTCGCGGCGCCGGACGCGCGTCTGCTGATCGTCGCGTTCGTCCCGGGTGCCTCGTTCGGCGTGCCCGGAATCGATCCGGCCGAGGTGGAGCGGCGCTTCGCGCTCGGGTGGACGCTGCTCGCCAGCGGTGACGAACCGGGGCTGGACCACAACGGCAAGAACCCGGCGCGCTACTACCTGTTCGCGCGGCGGCGCACCTGAGGCGTCGCGGTCAGTGACCGTCATCTGCTGGGCACTTGACAAGCAATCACCTTGCGCGCGTTGACATTGCGCCTACGCACACAAAGTGCGAGTAGACAAGTGCGTGGTTGCACAGTCAACGAGGGCCGCACATCGATCGTGCGGCTACGCACACAAAACCCGAGTACAGGTCTGCCTGGCCGCAGGTTCAATGGTGGGCAACGTCCACGCATGCGGGCGTAGCGTGGCCACATGGGCGAACTTTCAGACGACGTGATCGCATTTCTCTCCGAAGGCACGCGTACCGCCGTGCTCGGCTGGACAGCTGCCGACGGCCGGCCGCTGGCCGCGCCCGTGTGGTTCGTGGTGGATGACGGCGCGCTGGTGTTCAACACCGGCAAGGACACCGCCAAAGGACGGGCCCTGGCCCGTGATCCCCGGGTGGTGTTGTGCGTCGACGACACCACCCCGCCCTATGGGTTTGTCCAAGTTCAGGGAGTCGCCGAACTGAGCGAGGATCCCACCGAGCTTCTCGACATCGCCACGCGCACCGGCGGCCGCTACATGGGCGCCGACCGCGCCGAGGAATACGGTCGCCGCAACGGTGTTCCCGGCGAACTCGTGGTCCGGGTGAAACCGACGAAAGTCATTGCCGCATTTGACGTGGCGGAGTGAGAAAACATGACCGACCTTTCCGCATTCGCCGAGTTGTCCGCCCGCGATCACGGGCTGGTCGTGCTGAACACCCTGCGTGGTGACGGCAGCATCCAGTCCTCGGTGGTCAATGCCGGTGTGATGCCGCATCCGGAAACCGGGGAGCCGGTCGTCGCGCTGGTCGCGATCGGGTCCACCCGCAAGTTGCGCAATCTGCGAGCCGACCCGCGCACCTCGGTCGTCGCGCACGCGGGGTGGCAGTGGCTGACGACCGAGGGCACGGCCGAGGTCATCGGCCCCGACGACACTGACGCCGAGACACTGCGGGTGTTGTTGCGCAACGTCTTCACCGCTGCCGGCGGCACGCACGACGACTGGGACACCTATGACCGCGTCATGCGCGAAGAAGGTCGGGTGGCGGTGCTGATCTCACCCACGCGGGTGTACTCGAACCCGGCGCGCTGATCTCAGTACCCGCTCGTCGGGAGCGGCCCGTCGACGGCGCCGCGAGCTTGGGCCAGCAGCTGCCGACCGCCGCCGGCAAGCAGTCCGATATCAGTACCGACCGCGATGAAGCTGCACCCGTACTCCTCGGCGGACCGGGCAAGCGCCGGGCCGGCAGCAAGGGTCCCAACGGGTTTGCCGGCGCGACGGGCGCGGGCGACCACGTGGGCGAACGCATCCTGAACCTCAGGATGCGCGGGCTGACCGAGATGACCCATGGTGGCCGCGAGATCTGACAGGCCGACGAAGACGGCGTCGATCCCGTCGGTCCCGGCGATGGCGTCGACAGCAGCGACTGCCTCGGGAGTCTCGATCTGCGCGATCAGGCGAATGCCCGCATTCGCTGTCTCGAGGTAGTCGGCCCGCGTGCCCCACTGCGATGCGCGGGCCAGAGCGCTTCCCACGCCACGGGTGCCGTGCGGTGGGTATCGCGAGGCGGCGACGGCGTCGCGCGCCTGGTGGGCGCTCTCGATCATCGGCAGCAGCAGGTGCTGCGCACCGATGTCGAGGTAGCGCTTGATGGTGTCGGTATCGGTGGTCGACGGTCGCACCACGGCGGTGCTCGCGCTACCGGAGATGGCCTGCAACTGGTGCAGGACGGTCCGCACGGTGTTGGGCGCGTGCTCGGCGTCGATGAGCAGCCAGTCGAAACCGAGGGTTGCGCACAGCTCGGCGCTGTAGGCGTTGGCAAGCCCCAGCCACAAACCGATGGCCGGTCCCCCGTCGGCGTCACCGGTGAACCAATCAGCTTGCATGGCCTGCACTTTCGTCGAGCCGACCGAATCGGCAGGAGATCGATCCGAGCGGTCCGTAGTCGACGTGGAAGGTGTCGCCGGGGCGGGCTTGCACGGGACGAGTGAACGAACCGGAGAGGATGACATCGCCGGGTTGCAGGGTCACACCACGTGCCCCCAGCCGGTTGGCCAGCCAGGCAACCCCGACCGCCGGGTGGTTCAGGACGGCCGCGGCGACGCCGCTCTCCTCGATCACCGCGTTGCGATAGCACAGGGCACTGACCCAGCGCAGATCGATAGCGTTGGGGCGCACCGGCTTTCCACCGAGTACGACGGCCGCATTGGCGGCATTGTCGGAAATGGTGTCGAACACCGTCCGGGTGCGGCCGGTTTCGGGATCGACTTGTTCGATGCGGGCGTCGATGATCTCGAGTGCCGGCATGACATAGCGGGTGGCGTCCAGCACGTCGACGACGGAGCAACGCGGCCCGGAGAGCGCGCGATCGAGGATGAAGGCGAGTTCCACCTCGACGCGGGGGACGATGAAGCGGTCGGCCGGCAGCTCGGCGCCGTCGTGGAAGAACATGTCGTCGAGGAGCACACCGTAGTCGGGCTCGTCGATGTTCGACGAGCGTTGCATGGCCCGCGAGGTCAGACCGATCTTGTGCCCGCGTACCTCGCGGCCGGCGGCGATCTTGTGCCGCATCCAGGCCTGTTGAATGGCATACGCGTCGTCGAGATCCATCTGTGGGTAGACGCGGGACACCTGCGATATCTGTTGGCGGTTCACCTGGGCAGCCTCGAGTTGGGCTGCCACGGCCGCCACGGTATCGGTGTTCAGCATATGGAGCGCTTCCTCTGGTCGATTGTCGTGATGCCGCGTCGGCGATTCAGTTCGGTTGCCTTACTGTCTGGCTCATAGACTGTCGTCATGAGCCCGTCGTCGATCGGCAATGCCCGCGTCAAACTCACTGCGCTCGAGGCCATGCGGCCCGTGCTCAGCCTCATGAAGGGTGCCGATCCGTCGAAGGACGTCAGCGCCGCCCGGCTGGGACTGTCGCTGCTGTGGTTGGCCGACGACGTCATCGCCGCGGTCAATCGCAAGCTCGAACGCGTCAACATCTCGGAAGCCAAACTCGATGTGCTGATGATCTTCGCGGCACAGCTGGGCCGGCCCGAAGAGGAATGGGCCGTCCGCCAAACTCCCAGCGGACTTTCCGAGTACTTCGGCATCACGAAGGCCAGCGCCACGGGGCTCATCGACTGGCTGGAGAACCGCAAGCTCGTCACCCGGACCCGCCATGCCACCGACCGCCGCAGCACGCCGGTGCGGATCACCCCCGAAGGGGAAAAGCTGGTGGCCGAGGCCGTCCCGGTTTTCGAGCAGGCGTGTGGCGAGCTGGTCGACGTGCTCAGCGAGCGTGACCGCCGGGACCTGCAGCGCATCCTCGACAAACTGTGGATTCACGTCAAGGCGCCCGTGGCTCCAGCAGACGACTGAGACCTGCTGTC from Mycolicibacterium phocaicum includes the following:
- a CDS encoding TetR/AcrR family transcriptional regulator, yielding MARTPSETRSRIQNVARELFSQKGVQRTSLQDIADELGISKPALYYHFSSREDLVRSILQPLIDEGEEFVAAQERLRGAARATPRELLQGYFDFHYRHRADLLLIVTELTTLADLGLIDRMLAWRERLGKLVFGRGPTLEQSTRAVIAFGGLQDCCLQFPDVPVDQLRRATVDGAMAALGLPE
- a CDS encoding VWA domain-containing protein, translating into MEIPFIGPLTLSGFSSGWFFLYLIAVVGAVAIYLLLRKARRKRVLRFANTELLEQVVAARPKTRSRWRHLPAVLLVVSLVFLTTAMAGPTHDIRIPRNRAVVMLVIDVSESMIATDVKPSRIEAAKSAGKTFVKGLTNGISVGLVQFSSSATMLVAPTSDHDVVARTIDTLEPSPRTATGEGIFTALQAIATLDAVMGGGDGPPPAHIVLMSDGKETVPADPNDPRGALTAARAAKDQDVVISTISFGTPSGVITYEGQEVPVPTDDLSLQKIAKVTGGESFRAETLDQLTRVYANLQEQIGYQTIRGDASGSWTRVGFFVLVLALFAGLKINNRLPG
- a CDS encoding class I SAM-dependent methyltransferase gives rise to the protein MSSRQRLFRAFYRLGFTPWDGHPLATSLRELVEGDGALTPGTALDIGCGTGDNALYLAGLGWDVTGIDYVAKAVEKARAKAAKRDAAAPGSVRFDQADATRLTGQGIGADFALIVDNGCLHGMSADDRDAYVGEVTAVAAPDARLLIVAFVPGASFGVPGIDPAEVERRFALGWTLLASGDEPGLDHNGKNPARYYLFARRRT
- a CDS encoding pyridoxamine 5'-phosphate oxidase family protein encodes the protein MALSKDEREQFLAEPHIGALSVNAGPDRGPLTLPIWYQYTPGGKLWLLTGLGSRKHKLIEAAGHLSLMAERLEPSVRYVAVDGPVLSIETGTDEQLVEMAERYLGKEKAPAYLEMARREHGPSVTVTVDPKHWLSADLGAL
- a CDS encoding MarR family winged helix-turn-helix transcriptional regulator, which translates into the protein MSPSSIGNARVKLTALEAMRPVLSLMKGADPSKDVSAARLGLSLLWLADDVIAAVNRKLERVNISEAKLDVLMIFAAQLGRPEEEWAVRQTPSGLSEYFGITKASATGLIDWLENRKLVTRTRHATDRRSTPVRITPEGEKLVAEAVPVFEQACGELVDVLSERDRRDLQRILDKLWIHVKAPVAPADD
- a CDS encoding DUF7373 family lipoprotein, encoding MSRRHLAVLLAAVVVGGCANSEPGQAEKPAGGPPSSVVDASLLGSGNFPVTPTPPLGTAGVMSTGALIDARRLADDVVGPWEIDPQMVVPGQSRAVVIPGAPALGTILPAAVASTAGAHNMLYGFASDRQDPDRWRLMNAVLRFPDAAAAGAAAADLAGAVAGLTPTLDHPVPISGHPDARAVTLGSNLDAGPDQPVTLYAFTPHGPYVLTQLVYAPDQDAAATAVAAALTAQMPRIDQFVPTDPAKFAALAVDPSGMLSHTMPPPTFPDPPSSRLPDAKVGGYLPRAALHFQDDPAGAAPLLEAAGLREMTYDQTILYRVKDAAAAKKLVDDLADLTGRTEVSTRPANAVDFLPGSRCVQSEMDPTMTNGSMFYCFAALNDTVIAVHNADATGARQETAAQYKMLLTP
- a CDS encoding TIGR03618 family F420-dependent PPOX class oxidoreductase, whose product is MTDLSAFAELSARDHGLVVLNTLRGDGSIQSSVVNAGVMPHPETGEPVVALVAIGSTRKLRNLRADPRTSVVAHAGWQWLTTEGTAEVIGPDDTDAETLRVLLRNVFTAAGGTHDDWDTYDRVMREEGRVAVLISPTRVYSNPAR
- a CDS encoding LLM class F420-dependent oxidoreductase, producing MRFGLFIPQGWRLDLVGIAPQDHWQVMRDLAAHADGGPWDSLWVYDHFHTVPMPTAEATHEAWTLMAAYAATTSRIKLGQMCTAISYRNPAYLAKVAATTDIISGGRVQMGIGGGWYEHEWRAYGYGFPSAGVRLARLDEGVQIMRTAWRDGVVSFDGRHYQVDGAIVQPRPLQDNGIPLWIAGGGEKVTLKIAAKYAQYTNFTSEPDGFAHKSEVLQQHCREVGTDYDGIVRSANFNVVIGESEDDVAARIARIRDRQVTVAHEAAVDAMVKNLTSPDSACGTTEQVIAKLQKIKDLGCAYAILYFPEAAYDRSSIEAFEREVIPALSD
- the hpaH gene encoding 2-oxo-hept-4-ene-1,7-dioate hydratase — translated: MLNTDTVAAVAAQLEAAQVNRQQISQVSRVYPQMDLDDAYAIQQAWMRHKIAAGREVRGHKIGLTSRAMQRSSNIDEPDYGVLLDDMFFHDGAELPADRFIVPRVEVELAFILDRALSGPRCSVVDVLDATRYVMPALEIIDARIEQVDPETGRTRTVFDTISDNAANAAVVLGGKPVRPNAIDLRWVSALCYRNAVIEESGVAAAVLNHPAVGVAWLANRLGARGVTLQPGDVILSGSFTRPVQARPGDTFHVDYGPLGSISCRFGRLDESAGHAS
- a CDS encoding PPOX class F420-dependent oxidoreductase, coding for MGELSDDVIAFLSEGTRTAVLGWTAADGRPLAAPVWFVVDDGALVFNTGKDTAKGRALARDPRVVLCVDDTTPPYGFVQVQGVAELSEDPTELLDIATRTGGRYMGADRAEEYGRRNGVPGELVVRVKPTKVIAAFDVAE
- a CDS encoding type VII secretion target is translated as MAPELHVDPQVLTAAASTMTSCGSAVGEAKPGEPLNSAAAGMSGLASGAACQRVAPVLNTDCQNLGKAITGFADSLRTAATKYQSTDAAAGNAIGKTMPGR
- a CDS encoding FAD-dependent monooxygenase; this encodes MKVLISGASIAGPVLAYWLSRNEFDVTVVERAPALRKTGGHAVDLFRPAMEISERMGVLDRIEARATGTTALTLNRPPRTRWTHIDYVKLIGAMSDRHVEIMRDDLSQAYYDAVRDDAEFRFGDQLTSITDAGEVTFETGAPERYDLVIGADGLHSGVRQLTFGDQAREHFLGGYLAVVSVPKMLAPKGEMSGYLAPRKIAMVYSADHLDDARAVFMFRTDEPLDYHYRDIDAQKRHLRAAFEGVGPEIDHWLGELDDTPSFYFDAITQLEMSTWSRGRVTLVGDAGYCPGPGVGGSTSLAVYGAYVLAHALTAHRGDHTAAFAAYERTMAAPVDGSRAMARFNAKTIVPESAWGARTLLGVGRAISVLPRGLTGRLARLNAKGVRLYDTMPLPD
- a CDS encoding HpcH/HpaI aldolase family protein codes for the protein MQADWFTGDADGGPAIGLWLGLANAYSAELCATLGFDWLLIDAEHAPNTVRTVLHQLQAISGSASTAVVRPSTTDTDTIKRYLDIGAQHLLLPMIESAHQARDAVAASRYPPHGTRGVGSALARASQWGTRADYLETANAGIRLIAQIETPEAVAAVDAIAGTDGIDAVFVGLSDLAATMGHLGQPAHPEVQDAFAHVVARARRAGKPVGTLAAGPALARSAEEYGCSFIAVGTDIGLLAGGGRQLLAQARGAVDGPLPTSGY
- a CDS encoding YqjF family protein, with the translated sequence MDGFLVDAPPLRPPVWVQQFWGDLTFLHWPVDPASVAHLYPPGTAPDIFSDGLTYVGLVPFVMHRSAVAGGVPLPYFGTFAETNVRLYSVDAAGRHGVLFRSLETTRLAVVGATRLGMGVPYTWAKLRVTRTGDRITYSGTRRWPERGLRTLADVAIGAPVEPSPLEVWLTARWGAHTRKAGRTWWVPNEHPTWPLQQAEVVELTDDLVPASGVVPVGPPLRALFSPGVLARFGRPTALR